A single Thermosynechococcus vestitus BP-1 DNA region contains:
- a CDS encoding carbon dioxide concentrating mechanism protein — protein sequence MPLPPLALPPSPAVRIVGDVVVDPQAVLAPGVLLWAEAGAAIRIASGVCIGMGCIIHAHGGTIAIGEGVNIGAGVLLIGAVTVEPHACIGASTTVMQTTIPAGAVVAAGSLVGDRSRRWPPAAETSHPQQRTVFPEDPWQEPATTAHTSENSPQQEQEATDSPPNHQESPAAAPPETSTATRPKASVVYGQAYVSKMFAKMFRVAPIPPTGDNSALGSSQ from the coding sequence ATGCCCCTGCCGCCCTTAGCCCTGCCCCCTTCACCTGCGGTTCGCATTGTTGGTGATGTGGTGGTAGATCCCCAAGCCGTTTTGGCACCGGGGGTGTTGCTTTGGGCAGAAGCAGGGGCTGCCATTCGGATTGCCTCAGGTGTCTGCATTGGCATGGGTTGCATCATTCACGCCCACGGCGGCACCATCGCAATTGGCGAAGGGGTCAACATTGGTGCGGGAGTGCTGCTAATTGGGGCGGTGACGGTTGAACCCCATGCCTGTATTGGTGCCAGTACCACGGTGATGCAAACAACGATTCCCGCTGGGGCGGTGGTGGCCGCCGGTTCTCTTGTGGGGGATCGGAGTCGTCGTTGGCCCCCTGCCGCAGAAACGAGTCATCCCCAACAGAGGACTGTCTTTCCTGAAGATCCTTGGCAAGAGCCAGCAACAACTGCCCATACTTCAGAGAATTCCCCACAACAGGAGCAGGAGGCTACCGACTCTCCCCCTAACCATCAGGAAAGTCCAGCCGCCGCACCACCAGAGACAAGCACTGCCACAAGGCCTAAGGCAAGCGTGGTCTATGGTCAAGCCTACGTTAGTAAGATGTTTGCTAAGATGTTTCGCGTAGCGCCCATCCCACCCACGGGGGATAATTCTGCCCTAGGAAGTAGTCAGTAA
- the mreD gene encoding rod shape-determining protein MreD, translating into MLNRQTRLYQTSLNWLITIGSVGFCALLSFIHLPNLPLLVPDWFLIWVVAWSVKRSWSQGVLAGIALGWIQDGLVSAHPSHAVSLAFVGGLTGLMQKQRFVSEDFISVALITFAMAILQQTVIALQMTLGSGFPLKEIWQHYQQVALSSAIMSSLWAPLLYAPLNRWWTGLREQE; encoded by the coding sequence ATGCTGAACCGACAGACACGTTTATACCAAACTAGCCTCAACTGGCTAATTACCATTGGCTCTGTAGGGTTCTGTGCCCTGCTGAGCTTTATTCACTTACCTAACTTGCCTCTTTTGGTGCCGGACTGGTTTTTAATCTGGGTGGTGGCGTGGAGTGTCAAGCGCTCCTGGAGTCAAGGGGTCCTGGCGGGCATTGCCCTCGGCTGGATTCAAGATGGGTTGGTCAGTGCTCATCCTAGCCACGCCGTCAGCTTAGCTTTCGTGGGGGGGCTGACCGGCCTGATGCAAAAGCAGCGCTTTGTTTCTGAGGATTTTATTTCCGTTGCTCTGATTACCTTTGCAATGGCCATCCTGCAGCAAACCGTTATCGCACTCCAAATGACCCTTGGCAGTGGCTTTCCCCTAAAAGAGATTTGGCAGCACTATCAGCAAGTAGCGCTTAGCTCAGCTATTATGAGTAGTCTTTGGGCACCCTTGCTCTATGCCCCCTTGAATCGTTGGTGGACAGGGTTGCGAGAGCAGGAGTAG
- a CDS encoding ribulose bisphosphate carboxylase small subunit, whose translation MAVQSYAAPPTPWSRDLAEPEIAPTAYVHSFSNLIGDVRIKDYVHIAPGTSIRADEGTPFHIGSRTNIQDGVVIHGLQQGRVIGDDGQEYSVWIGDNVSITHMALIHGPAYIGDGCFIGFRSTVFNARVGAGCVVMMHVLIQDVEIPPGKYVPSGMVITTQQQADRLPNVEESDIHFAQHVVGINEALLSGYQCAENIACIAPIRNELQRQEDPPTLHVEMLTGEKNTMTTDYGTHVRQLLQQGYQISLEYADARRYRTSSWQSGPTLTGQQESQVMAAIAQLLKEHEGEYVRLIGVDPKAKRRVFEEIIQRPGQAAVASSSSSRPSATVNASPVGSLDAAVVAQVRQLLQQGYQIGTEHADARRYRTSSWTSCAPIQSKQEPEVLAALEACLQEHAGEYVRLIGIDQKQKRRVLEQIIQRPQGPVAIAPKTPTPVATSHASVSSGGNDTLLSADLVNQIQDLLRQGCQVITEYADQRRFRTSSWQSGIKITSAQQINDLRSFLAEHQRDYIRLVGVNPQAKQRVLETIIHRPNGKAASNGNSTRGQGFTPRPTASSQGSPSTHSLSQEVIEQVRQLLQQGYTLGLEHVDARRYRTNSWQSGPRIEAKNLNEALAAIQACLQEYSGEYVRLIGINPAGKQRVAEILLQQAAK comes from the coding sequence ATGGCGGTTCAAAGCTATGCGGCACCTCCAACGCCGTGGTCTAGGGATTTAGCGGAACCAGAGATTGCCCCCACGGCTTACGTCCACTCCTTCAGTAACCTCATTGGCGATGTCCGCATCAAAGATTATGTTCACATCGCCCCCGGCACCTCCATCCGTGCCGATGAAGGAACGCCCTTCCACATTGGCTCTCGCACAAATATTCAAGACGGCGTTGTCATCCATGGCCTCCAACAGGGACGGGTGATTGGCGATGATGGCCAAGAGTATTCTGTCTGGATCGGTGATAATGTCTCAATTACCCACATGGCACTGATCCACGGCCCTGCCTACATTGGCGATGGCTGTTTTATTGGCTTTCGCTCAACGGTGTTTAATGCCCGGGTTGGTGCTGGCTGTGTGGTCATGATGCATGTCCTGATTCAAGATGTGGAAATTCCACCGGGAAAATATGTGCCTTCGGGAATGGTGATCACGACGCAACAGCAAGCCGATCGCCTGCCGAATGTGGAAGAGTCAGATATTCACTTTGCCCAGCACGTGGTTGGCATTAATGAAGCGCTGCTATCGGGGTACCAGTGTGCTGAGAATATTGCCTGTATTGCCCCGATTCGCAATGAACTGCAGCGTCAAGAAGATCCACCAACCCTACACGTTGAAATGCTCACCGGGGAAAAGAACACCATGACCACAGACTATGGGACTCATGTCCGCCAACTCTTGCAGCAGGGATACCAGATCAGTTTGGAATATGCAGATGCGCGGCGGTATCGCACTAGCTCTTGGCAAAGTGGCCCGACCTTAACAGGGCAGCAGGAGTCTCAAGTGATGGCGGCGATCGCGCAACTACTCAAGGAACATGAGGGCGAGTATGTGCGCCTGATCGGTGTCGATCCCAAGGCCAAGCGTCGTGTTTTCGAGGAAATCATTCAACGTCCCGGCCAAGCAGCGGTGGCTAGTAGCAGTAGCTCTCGTCCCAGTGCAACGGTGAATGCATCTCCAGTGGGCTCCTTGGATGCCGCCGTTGTGGCTCAGGTGCGGCAGTTGCTCCAACAGGGGTATCAAATCGGCACCGAGCACGCCGATGCCCGCCGCTATCGCACCAGTTCTTGGACAAGCTGTGCTCCCATTCAATCCAAACAGGAGCCGGAGGTGTTGGCCGCCCTTGAGGCCTGCCTCCAAGAACATGCGGGTGAATATGTGCGCCTGATTGGCATTGATCAAAAGCAAAAGCGGCGCGTCCTCGAGCAAATTATTCAGCGCCCGCAGGGACCGGTGGCGATCGCCCCAAAAACACCCACGCCAGTGGCTACCAGTCATGCCTCCGTCAGCTCTGGTGGCAATGACACTCTTCTCAGTGCCGATCTGGTGAACCAAATTCAAGACCTGTTGCGCCAAGGCTGCCAAGTCATCACCGAGTATGCCGACCAGCGCCGCTTCCGTACCAGTTCTTGGCAAAGCGGCATCAAAATTACTTCTGCCCAGCAAATCAATGATCTGAGGTCTTTCCTTGCTGAGCATCAGCGGGATTATATCCGCCTTGTGGGCGTCAATCCCCAAGCCAAACAGCGGGTCTTGGAAACCATTATTCACCGCCCCAATGGCAAAGCCGCCAGCAATGGCAATAGCACCCGTGGTCAAGGGTTCACACCGCGGCCAACTGCCTCCAGTCAAGGGAGCCCTAGCACTCATAGCCTCAGTCAAGAGGTGATTGAACAAGTGCGGCAACTCCTGCAACAGGGCTATACCCTCGGCTTAGAACATGTAGATGCCCGTCGCTACCGCACCAACTCTTGGCAAAGCGGCCCCCGCATTGAGGCGAAAAATCTCAATGAAGCCCTTGCTGCGATTCAGGCTTGCCTCCAAGAATACAGTGGCGAGTATGTGCGGCTGATTGGCATTAATCCTGCCGGCAAGCAGCGGGTGGCCGAAATCCTACTCCAACAGGCTGCTAAGTAG
- a CDS encoding carbon dioxide-concentrating mechanism protein CcmK, whose amino-acid sequence MPIAVGMIETRGFPAVVEAADAMVKAARVTLVGYEKIGSGRVTVIVRGDVSEVQASVAAGVDSAKRVNGGEVLSTHIIARPHENLEYVLPIRYTEAVEQFRN is encoded by the coding sequence ATGCCAATTGCTGTGGGAATGATTGAAACGCGCGGATTTCCCGCCGTCGTCGAAGCAGCAGATGCAATGGTCAAAGCCGCTCGGGTTACCCTGGTGGGCTACGAAAAAATTGGGAGTGGGCGGGTCACCGTGATTGTGCGGGGTGATGTCTCCGAAGTGCAAGCGTCAGTAGCTGCCGGGGTCGATTCTGCCAAGCGTGTCAATGGCGGAGAGGTGCTGTCCACGCACATTATTGCCCGTCCCCACGAAAACCTTGAGTACGTATTGCCCATTCGCTATACCGAGGCAGTGGAGCAATTCCGAAACTAA
- a CDS encoding EutN/CcmL family microcompartment protein codes for MKIARVCGTVTSTQKEDTLTGVKFLVLQYLGEDGEFLPDYEVAADTVGAGQDEWVLVSRGSAARHIINGTDKPIDAAVVAIIDTVSRDNYLLYSKRTQY; via the coding sequence GTGAAAATCGCGCGAGTGTGCGGCACCGTTACCAGTACTCAAAAAGAAGACACCTTAACGGGAGTCAAGTTTCTCGTCTTGCAATATTTGGGTGAGGACGGCGAATTTTTACCCGACTACGAAGTGGCTGCGGATACGGTTGGTGCAGGACAGGATGAGTGGGTATTGGTAAGCCGAGGCAGTGCCGCCCGCCATATTATCAATGGCACCGACAAACCCATTGACGCAGCCGTTGTCGCCATTATTGACACCGTAAGTCGGGATAATTATTTGCTCTACAGCAAACGTACCCAGTATTAG
- the rlmD gene encoding 23S rRNA (uracil(1939)-C(5))-methyltransferase RlmD, protein MSVWQQGATIELRIDSLSHTGEGVGRWQDRVVFVADTVPGDRLRVRLTHVKRQYAHGKVLEVVQPSGQRVRPNCIVADKCGGCQWQRVAYATQLAAKEQLVKDAIARIGHLEPQAFLPILAAPNPFGYRNKVTYPLGRRHGAVVAGYYQKGSHHLVNLNQCPVQDPRLNPLLAALKQALQPWPIYREQTHEPGFRHLGLRIGQRTGEQLITLVLAGPLPAGLAAEAEGWLQRFQGVIGVCVNFNHHVGNRIFGDETQVLAGRPYLWEEMAGVRFQIASTTFFQVNTAQAEQLVTTLRDWIAPTGQERLVDLYCGVGTLSLPLAGAVAEVIGVEVHSASVQQAIANAQHNGINNAHFVCAKAEEWLPRYDQAVDVLILDPPRKGCDRAVLDAILHNCPPRLLYVSCHPATLARDLAHLCSTGTYQLAKIQPLDMFPQTAHVETIALLTTS, encoded by the coding sequence ATGAGCGTTTGGCAGCAGGGCGCCACTATTGAGCTAAGGATTGACTCCTTAAGCCACACGGGGGAGGGGGTAGGACGCTGGCAGGATCGGGTGGTCTTTGTGGCCGATACGGTTCCGGGCGATCGCCTGCGGGTGCGACTGACCCATGTCAAGCGACAATATGCCCACGGCAAAGTCTTGGAGGTGGTACAGCCCTCAGGACAGCGGGTGCGCCCAAATTGTATTGTGGCCGATAAGTGTGGCGGCTGTCAGTGGCAGCGGGTGGCCTATGCAACTCAACTGGCAGCCAAAGAACAACTGGTGAAGGACGCGATCGCCCGCATTGGCCATCTTGAACCCCAAGCGTTTCTACCGATTTTGGCTGCCCCTAACCCCTTTGGCTATCGCAATAAAGTAACGTATCCCCTCGGTCGCCGCCACGGTGCCGTGGTTGCCGGCTATTACCAAAAAGGCTCCCATCACTTGGTGAACCTCAATCAATGTCCAGTGCAGGATCCCCGCCTCAATCCCCTCTTGGCTGCCCTGAAGCAGGCATTACAACCTTGGCCGATCTACCGTGAACAGACCCATGAACCGGGGTTTCGCCACCTTGGCTTGCGCATCGGTCAGCGCACAGGGGAGCAGCTCATTACCCTCGTGCTTGCCGGGCCATTACCCGCTGGTTTGGCGGCAGAAGCAGAAGGTTGGTTACAGCGGTTTCAAGGGGTGATAGGGGTCTGTGTCAACTTCAATCATCACGTGGGAAATCGCATCTTTGGCGACGAGACACAGGTGCTGGCCGGGCGGCCCTACCTTTGGGAGGAAATGGCAGGGGTGAGGTTTCAGATTGCCTCAACCACCTTTTTTCAAGTCAACACAGCCCAAGCGGAGCAACTGGTCACCACCCTGCGAGACTGGATTGCCCCAACGGGTCAGGAACGACTGGTGGATCTCTACTGTGGCGTGGGGACCCTCAGCCTACCCCTTGCGGGCGCCGTGGCTGAAGTCATTGGTGTTGAAGTGCATTCTGCCTCGGTACAGCAGGCGATCGCCAACGCCCAACACAACGGTATTAACAATGCTCACTTTGTCTGTGCCAAGGCAGAGGAGTGGCTGCCCCGCTACGATCAGGCCGTGGATGTGCTGATTCTTGATCCACCACGTAAAGGGTGCGATCGCGCCGTTCTTGACGCCATTCTCCACAACTGTCCGCCACGCCTTCTCTATGTCAGTTGTCACCCTGCCACCTTGGCCCGGGATCTGGCTCACCTCTGCAGTACCGGTACCTATCAACTAGCAAAAATTCAGCCCCTCGATATGTTTCCCCAAACAGCTCATGTGGAAACCATTGCATTACTGACTACTTCCTAG
- a CDS encoding alpha/beta hydrolase, protein MLKRLSPWLLALALPVGTLFTSPAKAANFVSLTYGPFQRSFPLSELEEFVSTKEATGQLRGLMRLVSKDDQAKLLEFLGMRLPFNVVQTDQILASPIGKDLLKQFSQVTIRRDQAGEVALRGAMITAAASPEGLSMMSFLKNYPGETINLDLRKLREMLTKQDGIMGMLGKLRP, encoded by the coding sequence ATGCTGAAGCGTCTTTCACCTTGGTTACTGGCACTGGCACTACCCGTAGGTACCCTTTTCACCTCCCCTGCCAAAGCAGCTAACTTTGTCTCCCTCACCTATGGTCCTTTTCAGCGCTCCTTCCCCCTGTCGGAGCTAGAAGAATTTGTGTCCACCAAAGAAGCCACGGGACAATTGCGAGGATTGATGCGACTGGTTTCCAAAGACGACCAAGCTAAGCTTCTTGAATTTTTGGGTATGCGGTTGCCCTTTAACGTTGTACAAACCGATCAAATTCTTGCCAGCCCCATTGGTAAAGATTTGCTCAAACAATTTTCTCAGGTGACAATTCGCCGTGATCAAGCTGGGGAAGTTGCCCTTCGCGGTGCCATGATCACTGCCGCTGCCTCCCCAGAAGGCTTGAGTATGATGTCGTTTTTGAAAAACTATCCTGGTGAAACCATTAACTTGGATTTGCGCAAGCTCAGGGAAATGCTCACCAAACAAGATGGGATTATGGGCATGCTTGGGAAATTGCGCCCATAG
- a CDS encoding energy transducer TonB — protein MLRLPIQPIWQRLSQWPVWEPNRLAIASSILLHAVILSFVRVPEPTPPELASDQLVPLVSLSPELEADLPSIQPLLPTELPPLATTTPPPLPFTGIEPPPLSFAPLAPLPPLSPPLLPNPVPVQPLPPLWQLPPPTRPLPVVPTGPNEEVAVAPELVSPTPASPANEPIARTAGEAAAALSRWFNQTRSTLNTTDIQVNFAQRITDFYPQEACGDRLQGETMVAVVVTPQGELLPANAAPETGLLTRNPQIIRSSGSALLDQAALEQVQKQAFEATGKYQALAITFAFEYRPERCLPPAATPRQEPTAPAPSPSGADQASPLAPEEVTPAPSSPAPEVAPPAVSPDPSEADSSSVAPAASPPATSPE, from the coding sequence ATGCTGCGGTTACCCATTCAACCAATCTGGCAGAGGCTTTCTCAATGGCCAGTGTGGGAGCCAAACCGGCTGGCGATCGCCAGTTCAATTCTTTTGCACGCCGTTATCCTTTCCTTTGTGCGTGTCCCCGAACCCACCCCCCCAGAGTTGGCCAGTGATCAACTGGTGCCCTTGGTCAGTCTTTCTCCAGAACTAGAAGCGGATCTGCCATCTATCCAACCCCTCTTGCCTACAGAACTACCACCCCTGGCCACCACCACACCACCGCCGCTGCCGTTTACAGGCATTGAGCCACCCCCCCTTTCCTTTGCCCCCTTGGCGCCGCTGCCCCCCTTATCGCCCCCACTCCTTCCCAATCCAGTGCCGGTGCAGCCTTTGCCCCCCCTGTGGCAATTGCCCCCGCCCACCCGCCCCTTACCGGTTGTGCCCACAGGACCCAACGAAGAGGTTGCCGTTGCTCCAGAACTGGTCTCACCAACTCCCGCATCTCCAGCGAATGAGCCGATCGCCCGTACCGCAGGGGAAGCAGCAGCAGCTTTGTCCCGTTGGTTTAATCAAACGCGGTCAACACTGAATACAACAGATATTCAAGTGAATTTTGCTCAGCGCATTACGGACTTTTATCCTCAGGAGGCCTGTGGCGATCGCCTACAGGGGGAAACAATGGTTGCGGTGGTCGTCACTCCCCAAGGTGAATTGCTCCCTGCAAATGCGGCCCCAGAAACGGGCTTGCTCACCCGCAATCCCCAAATTATTCGCAGCAGTGGCTCTGCGCTCTTGGATCAGGCAGCTTTAGAACAAGTACAAAAGCAAGCTTTTGAGGCCACCGGCAAATATCAAGCCCTAGCGATCACCTTTGCCTTTGAGTATCGTCCTGAGAGGTGCCTGCCCCCTGCTGCAACCCCCCGCCAAGAACCCACTGCGCCAGCCCCTAGCCCCTCTGGGGCTGATCAGGCTTCACCCCTAGCCCCTGAGGAAGTGACCCCTGCACCAAGCTCTCCCGCTCCGGAGGTGGCACCACCGGCTGTCTCCCCAGACCCTAGCGAGGCAGACTCGTCGTCTGTAGCGCCGGCTGCGAGTCCGCCAGCAACATCTCCCGAATAA
- a CDS encoding argonaute PAZ domain-containing protein: MPTQFQEVEVILNRFFVKKLSRPDLTFHEYQCQFTQVPEQGSEQKAISSVCYKLGVTAVRLGSCIITREPIDPERMRTKDWQLQLIGCRELSCQNYRERQALETFERKILEEKLKETFKKTIIEKDYELGLIWWISGEEGLEKTGHGWEVHRGRQIDLKIETDEKLYLEIDIHHRFYTPFKLEWWLSEYPNIQIKYVRNTYKDKKKWILENFADKSPNEIQIEALGISLAEYHRQEGATQQEIDESRVVIVKKISDYKAKPVYHLSQRLSPILTMETLAQIAEQGREKKEIQGVFDYIRKNIGTRLQESQKIAQVIFKNVYNLSSQPEIMKVNGFVMPRAKLLARNNKEVNQTARIKSFGCAKIGETKFGCLNLFDNKPEYPEEVHKCLLAIARSSGVQIKIDSYFTGSDYPKDDLAQQRFWQQWAAQGIKTVLVVMPWSPHEEKTRLRIQALKAGIATQFMIPTPQDNPYKALNVALGLLCKAKWQPVYLKPLDDPQAADLIIGFDTSTNRRLYYGTSAFAILANGQSLGWELPDIQRGETFSGQSIWQVVSKLVLKFQDNYDSYPKKILLMRDGLVQDGEFEQTIRELTHQGIDVDILSVRKSGSGRMGRELTSGNTAITYDDAEVGTVIFYSATDSFILQTTEVIKTKTGPLGSARPLRVVRHYGNTPLELLALQTYHLTQLHPASGFRSCRLPWVLHLADRSSKEFQRIGQISLLQNVDREKLIAV; this comes from the coding sequence ATGCCCACCCAATTCCAAGAAGTTGAAGTTATACTCAATCGTTTTTTTGTAAAAAAATTGAGTCGACCTGATCTTACATTTCATGAATACCAATGCCAATTTACTCAAGTGCCAGAACAAGGTAGCGAGCAAAAAGCTATTTCCAGTGTTTGCTACAAACTAGGAGTCACTGCTGTTCGACTAGGGAGCTGCATTATTACAAGGGAGCCTATTGACCCTGAGAGAATGCGAACTAAGGATTGGCAGTTACAGCTAATAGGATGTAGAGAACTGAGCTGTCAAAATTATCGTGAAAGGCAGGCTCTGGAAACCTTTGAAAGAAAAATTCTAGAGGAAAAGTTAAAAGAAACATTTAAGAAAACTATAATTGAAAAAGACTATGAATTAGGGTTGATTTGGTGGATTTCTGGCGAAGAAGGGTTAGAAAAAACAGGTCATGGCTGGGAAGTACATAGAGGCAGACAAATTGATCTCAAAATAGAAACAGATGAAAAATTATACTTAGAAATTGATATTCATCATCGATTTTATACTCCATTCAAACTTGAGTGGTGGCTCAGTGAATATCCTAATATCCAAATCAAGTACGTGAGGAATACCTACAAAGATAAGAAAAAGTGGATCCTTGAAAATTTTGCGGACAAAAGTCCAAATGAAATACAAATAGAAGCCCTAGGAATAAGCCTAGCAGAGTATCACCGTCAAGAGGGAGCAACTCAACAAGAAATAGATGAGTCCCGAGTTGTAATTGTTAAGAAAATCAGCGACTACAAGGCTAAGCCAGTATATCATTTGTCTCAAAGACTATCACCAATTCTCACAATGGAAACGTTAGCGCAAATTGCTGAACAAGGAAGAGAAAAAAAGGAAATTCAAGGTGTTTTTGACTACATCAGGAAAAACATTGGTACACGTTTGCAAGAATCACAAAAAATAGCTCAGGTCATTTTCAAAAACGTTTATAATCTCAGTAGTCAGCCAGAGATAATGAAAGTTAATGGTTTTGTCATGCCTCGTGCAAAACTATTAGCTCGAAACAATAAAGAAGTCAATCAAACAGCTAGAATTAAATCCTTTGGCTGTGCCAAGATTGGCGAAACAAAATTCGGCTGCCTAAATTTATTTGATAATAAACCCGAGTATCCAGAGGAAGTACACAAATGTTTACTGGCAATAGCAAGAAGTAGTGGGGTACAGATAAAAATAGACTCCTACTTTACAGGAAGTGACTATCCAAAAGATGATTTAGCTCAACAACGATTTTGGCAACAATGGGCTGCTCAAGGAATTAAAACTGTTTTAGTAGTGATGCCTTGGTCCCCCCATGAGGAGAAAACAAGGCTACGAATTCAGGCATTAAAGGCGGGAATCGCTACTCAGTTCATGATACCCACACCCCAGGATAATCCCTACAAAGCTCTCAATGTTGCCTTGGGACTGTTGTGTAAAGCTAAGTGGCAGCCTGTCTATCTAAAACCATTAGATGATCCTCAGGCTGCTGACTTAATTATCGGTTTTGACACCAGTACAAACCGAAGGCTGTACTATGGTACGTCTGCTTTTGCAATTTTAGCCAATGGTCAAAGCTTGGGTTGGGAGTTGCCAGATATACAACGGGGCGAAACTTTCTCTGGTCAATCCATTTGGCAAGTTGTGTCTAAGCTAGTGCTGAAATTCCAAGACAACTATGATTCTTACCCTAAGAAGATCCTACTGATGCGGGACGGGCTTGTTCAAGACGGGGAGTTTGAACAAACAATCAGAGAACTAACTCACCAGGGTATCGATGTCGATATCTTAAGTGTCCGTAAGAGTGGCTCGGGGAGGATGGGACGTGAATTGACTTCAGGCAATACCGCAATAACCTATGATGATGCTGAAGTGGGCACTGTAATTTTTTATTCTGCAACTGACTCATTTATATTACAAACCACTGAGGTCATCAAGACGAAAACTGGCCCCCTTGGTAGTGCTAGACCTCTGCGGGTTGTGCGTCACTACGGCAATACACCTTTAGAGCTACTGGCTTTGCAGACCTATCACTTGACTCAATTGCATCCTGCCAGCGGATTTCGCTCCTGCCGGCTGCCTTGGGTACTGCACTTGGCTGATCGGAGTAGTAAGGAGTTTCAGCGGATAGGTCAGATCAGCCTTTTGCAGAATGTTGATCGAGAAAAGTTAATTGCTGTTTGA
- a CDS encoding carbon dioxide-concentrating mechanism protein CcmK — translation MAIAVGMIETLGFPAVVEAADAMVKAARVTLVGYEKIGSGRVTVIVRGDVSEVQASVAAGVENVKRVNGGQVLSTHIIARPHENLEYVLPIRYTEAVEQFRESVSGIRPMGRP, via the coding sequence ATGGCAATTGCCGTCGGTATGATTGAAACCCTTGGTTTCCCCGCAGTGGTGGAAGCCGCAGACGCAATGGTGAAAGCTGCTCGCGTTACCCTGGTAGGCTACGAGAAAATTGGGAGCGGTCGGGTCACCGTGATTGTCCGTGGCGATGTTTCTGAAGTGCAGGCTTCGGTTGCGGCGGGGGTCGAAAATGTGAAACGGGTGAATGGGGGTCAGGTGCTCTCCACCCACATCATTGCTCGTCCCCACGAAAACCTTGAGTACGTATTGCCCATTCGCTACACCGAAGCGGTGGAACAATTCCGCGAAAGCGTTAGTGGTATCCGTCCGATGGGTCGCCCATAG